The following proteins come from a genomic window of Alicyclobacillus dauci:
- a CDS encoding glycoside hydrolase family 25 protein, with translation MSYKILDISSFQPNVDWAKVKTQIDGVYIKVTEGVTWTDPTLLPHIQGARSVGIPVGVYHFAHPDHNKAEDEAKHFLSVVQPLGQFDFLPALDLEEPTSTGTMTADQIVGWVQEWDTAIQAYCNDDLLYTGRWYINSYDLSALTRHPLWIALYGPNAPVAAPWSNWTMWQKTDQATIDGIQGPVDISDAISLDPLKWGSTMARYPSVTATVDGNPYSAIAVNNQVYLIWTAIRDCGANITKANFNDVEIDGEKPPQVTQDGNTYVVYTALPNLQPYTKNADGSFSFSTKPPVPTPQPPASTGPTSDDIQKALSLLEQAT, from the coding sequence ATGAGTTACAAAATCCTCGACATATCGAGTTTTCAGCCCAACGTCGACTGGGCCAAGGTTAAAACGCAAATTGACGGCGTCTACATCAAAGTCACAGAAGGCGTAACGTGGACGGATCCAACGCTATTGCCGCACATCCAAGGCGCTCGCTCGGTAGGCATACCAGTGGGCGTCTATCATTTTGCTCACCCGGACCACAACAAGGCTGAGGATGAGGCAAAGCATTTCCTGTCCGTCGTTCAGCCGCTCGGTCAGTTTGACTTCCTCCCGGCGCTTGACCTAGAGGAACCGACGTCGACCGGAACGATGACCGCTGACCAAATCGTGGGGTGGGTCCAGGAGTGGGATACGGCGATTCAGGCCTATTGTAACGATGATTTGCTCTACACAGGGCGTTGGTACATCAACAGTTACGACTTGTCGGCACTTACACGGCATCCGCTATGGATCGCCCTGTATGGCCCCAATGCTCCGGTCGCCGCTCCATGGTCGAATTGGACAATGTGGCAAAAGACAGACCAAGCGACGATAGACGGTATCCAGGGCCCCGTCGATATTAGTGATGCTATATCACTAGATCCATTGAAATGGGGGAGTACGATGGCCAGATATCCTTCCGTAACCGCAACGGTGGATGGGAATCCATATTCGGCAATCGCTGTAAACAACCAGGTCTATCTAATTTGGACAGCCATCCGTGACTGCGGGGCAAACATCACGAAGGCAAACTTCAACGATGTGGAGATTGACGGCGAGAAGCCACCACAGGTCACGCAAGACGGCAATACCTACGTAGTTTACACAGCATTACCGAATTTGCAGCCATACACCAAGAATGCGGACGGATCCTTTTCGTTTAGCACGAAGCCTCCAGTCCCAACACCTCAACCTCCAGCATCAACCGGCCCAACGTCGGATGACATACAAAAGGCATTGTCACTTCTTGAACAAGCTACTTAA
- a CDS encoding DUF1003 domain-containing protein: MNIINRAVDWFVDTFGGFLFLILFNGVSVLWVALGLIDPHFFDPFPSNFYTLTVSWLAINMSILILWAERRNKAREERQKQVDLQRAVKDREQAEQVHRMTGAILNLSEGTQRLINVLMKHVEEDGHDLDEILEVVKSHESEVVK; encoded by the coding sequence TTGAATATCATCAACCGCGCCGTCGACTGGTTTGTAGATACTTTCGGCGGCTTTCTCTTTTTGATTCTCTTCAACGGTGTGTCGGTACTTTGGGTAGCCCTCGGCCTCATCGATCCGCATTTCTTTGACCCGTTCCCGTCGAACTTCTACACGCTCACCGTTTCATGGCTGGCAATTAATATGTCCATTCTCATTCTGTGGGCCGAACGACGGAATAAGGCGCGGGAGGAGCGGCAGAAGCAAGTTGACCTACAAAGAGCCGTTAAGGATCGGGAGCAAGCGGAACAGGTGCACCGGATGACGGGAGCCATTCTCAATCTGTCAGAAGGAACACAGAGACTCATCAATGTGCTGATGAAGCATGTAGAGGAAGATGGACATGACTTGGACGAGATCCTTGAGGTTGTGAAGTCGCATGAAAGTGAGGTGGTTAAATGA